One Dromiciops gliroides isolate mDroGli1 chromosome 3, mDroGli1.pri, whole genome shotgun sequence DNA segment encodes these proteins:
- the ICOS gene encoding inducible T-cell costimulator → MKIDILLFVLLCLQAKVLAENFNESTQLKLIEFHSGSLKLTCHYPENARDFKMQLLKGTGKQKICELKKDKHSVQMTKELVSCQPELSNTSVIFFLSDLNSTHTGHYFCSLHVTFPPPYQNSTSNGAFLYIYESKSCFHLVLSLSIIIACLLCCMGIFAGTFSYCVKKKMSQNQSNAHETNSEYMLMAAVAAAKNPGFKGMRT, encoded by the exons aAAATTTCAATGAGTCTACCCAGCTAAAGTTGATTGAATTCCATAGTGGAAGCTTAAAATTGACCTGCCACTATCCTGAAAATGCCCGGGACTTTAAAATGCAGTTGTTGAAGGGGACTGGAAAGCAAAAAATCTGTGAACTCAAGAAGGATAAACACAGTGTTCAAATGACCAAGGAGTTGGTGTCTTGTCAGCCCGAGCTTTCCAATACAAGTGTAATCTTCTTCTTGTCTGACTTGAACAGCACTCATACTGGCCATTACTTCTGTAGTCTACATGTTACTTTTCCTCCTCCTTACCAGAACAGTACTTCAAATGGAGCTTTTTTATATATCTATG AATCAAAGTCTTGCTTCCATCTGGTCCTATCGCTATCTATTATAATTGCATGTCTACTCTGTTGCATGGGAATATTTGCTGGTACATTTTCTTACTGTGTAAAGAAAAAG ATGAGCCAAAACCAATCTAATGCTCATGAAACTAATAGTGAATACATGCTTATGGCTGCAGTGGCTGCAGCTAAAAACCCTGGATTCAAAG GTATGAGAACCTAA